The genomic stretch CCGCAGTTGTTGCCATACAGGCCAACGCAGTCATAGTTACCCAGCCCTTTGATTTCCTCGGTTTCTGCCTTGAGGAGGTAAGTCGCCACGGTGTTCACGTTCAGGCTACCGAGATTAGGCAGTTTGTGGGTGTAGTTGAACCCAAGGTCGATACCCGTTGCGCGTGAGCCACCGATGTTCTGGTTGGTGCCGACGATCCTTGCGGTGTCGAGCAGCCACAAGGTGCCCAGGCGGTCACGCGTGATCAAGCTGCAAAAGAGCGGGTTGCCGGTTGCAATACACTGCGCCAGCGAGGTGACCGGATTGATGATGCTGATCGTGTCTTCCACCTTGATGTCAAAGTAGTCGACTGTTGCGCTCAGGTTGGACATCGGCGTAAACACCACGCCAAGCGTATTACTCTTGGCTTTTTCAGGGTTCAGGTTAGGGTTGCCACCTTGCAAGAAGTTGTACTGACCGGCCGGACTATCCTGAATGTTGCCGTATTGCGCGGCGGTCACACCGGTGCGTGCGCATTGCGCCAGTGTTGCCGCCGGGGCGGATCCGGCGCAAGGATCGGAGTCGTTGTCGTACAGATTCAAGCCTTGCGCCTGGTACAACTCGATCAGGTTGGCGGCACGAACGGCCTTCTGGTAGCTGGCGCGCAATCTGACTTGCTTGGTCGGTGACCACTCAACACCAAACCCGTAGGTATTGGTCTTGACGCCGGTGGTGTAGTCGGAATTGCGGTAGCTGGCGTTTGCGCTGAGCAATTCGGCAAACGACGCACCCTCAAGGATTGGCACGCGTACTTCGGCGTAAATATCCTTCACGGTGAACTTGCCGTTCAGTCCCGGTGTCGGGCCACCTGAACCAGACAGGCTGCCTGTTTGGGTCAGGGAATCGGTCTGCAGATCCAGTTTTTCCGTGCGGCGCTCAATACCGACGGCGACGGCTACACCGTTCTTGGAGGTTGGCAACTTGATGCCATACGTGCCCAGATCGGAAGAAATGCTGCCGCCCTGAACCATCTGTTCGGTGCCGCCGGTACGAATACCGGGCGCCTGCAGATAATTCAACTGTGCCGATGTGATCTTGCCCAGTTGCCATGGGTTGTACGGCACGCAACTCGTATCGGCGCCGGTCGTCGCGACGCGGCAAGTTGCCACGCCGTTGACGTTTACCACATCCAGCGCGTTGTCGATACGGGCGTTTTCGAAGTAGTTTTTCTCGGTTTGCTGGTAAATAACCTTCGCGGTTTGCATGAAGGCGTCATATGACCAGTTGCCGACATCACCCTTGACGCCCACCACGGTACGGAATGACGTATTGCGGAACTCGGACTGGCGTCCGCCACCTTCGACGTTACGACGTTGAACCACTACGTCGGTCGTGTCACCCGCCTGATTGAGACCCAATGCGGTTTTCCAGGAAGAAGAGAGCAGGGGATTGTCAAACGCGATTGTAGCGATCGAGCCGAAAACGCCACCAGGTGCAATCTGCGCGATGCTGCGGTAGTCGGTAAAGGCAAATTCGGAATAAAGCTTGACGTCAGGCAGGAAATCATAATTGGCCGACGCGTTGGCGTTATAGCGCTCCGAAGGGCGTTGAAAGTGGTTGGCCGGGCCGAAGTTGTACTGGTCCAGCGCATTCGAGAAAATACGCGCCGTGCCATTGGAGTCACCGTTCGTATACACCTTGCCGGTGGTCAGGTTGGTGATGCGGGTGGTCGCGTTCGTGCCCGAACCGCCGCAGCTGAAAACTGAACCGGAAGCGGCCAGCGAGCAGGCGCTGAAATCACGTTCCGACTGCAGGAGCGCCTGTTCTTTCTTGTAGCCGAAGTACACGGTCGCATTGCCTTTGCCGTTGCCGAAGTTGCCGCCCATGAGGACGTTGGCGTCAAAAATCCGCCCATCGTCGCTCTTGTCGCCTGGCACGGCGAATTCTTTCGGGTTGGTCGCGGCACGGCCACGGACAATATCCGCCACACCGGCTGCATTCTGCTGCTGGTGGTTGTAGAAACCGTGATTGACGTCGAACTGCACGCCTTCGAACTTGTCGTTCATGATGAAGTTCACCACGCCCGCAACCGCATCCGAACCGTATACCGCGCCGGCGCCGCCAGTCAGGATCTCCACGCGCTTGATCAGCGGCGAAGGAATCTGGTTCAAGTCAGCCGAGGCCGAATTCGCGCTACCGTAGGGCAGGCGACGGCCATTGACGAGTACCAGGGTACGGGAAGCACCGAGGCCGCGCAGGTTGACGGTGGCCGTACCGGTCGCGCCGTTGGCGACGTTGGCGCCCTGGGCCGCGAATACTTGCGGCAGGTTGTTCAGGAAGCTCTCAGCCGAACGCACACCGTCGACCTTGATGGTCACGGCATCGACCACGGTAACCGGGCTCGCGCCTTCAAGGTTTGGCGGCGGGATACGCGTGCCGGTAACTTCAATTTTTTCCGCCTTTTGTTCGACGGGTGCAGCTTGCTGCGCGTAAACAGAATGCGCGGCCATCAGCGACAGTGCGAGGCCGGTGGCAATAACGCTTTGCTTGCGCGCAAACGTTGAGACCGGGCGCTTATTTTTACTCATATATGATGCCTCCTAGTTGAAGTG from Betaproteobacteria bacterium encodes the following:
- a CDS encoding TonB-dependent receptor; this encodes MSKNKRPVSTFARKQSVIATGLALSLMAAHSVYAQQAAPVEQKAEKIEVTGTRIPPPNLEGASPVTVVDAVTIKVDGVRSAESFLNNLPQVFAAQGANVANGATGTATVNLRGLGASRTLVLVNGRRLPYGSANSASADLNQIPSPLIKRVEILTGGAGAVYGSDAVAGVVNFIMNDKFEGVQFDVNHGFYNHQQQNAAGVADIVRGRAATNPKEFAVPGDKSDDGRIFDANVLMGGNFGNGKGNATVYFGYKKEQALLQSERDFSACSLAASGSVFSCGGSGTNATTRITNLTTGKVYTNGDSNGTARIFSNALDQYNFGPANHFQRPSERYNANASANYDFLPDVKLYSEFAFTDYRSIAQIAPGGVFGSIATIAFDNPLLSSSWKTALGLNQAGDTTDVVVQRRNVEGGGRQSEFRNTSFRTVVGVKGDVGNWSYDAFMQTAKVIYQQTEKNYFENARIDNALDVVNVNGVATCRVATTGADTSCVPYNPWQLGKITSAQLNYLQAPGIRTGGTEQMVQGGSISSDLGTYGIKLPTSKNGVAVAVGIERRTEKLDLQTDSLTQTGSLSGSGGPTPGLNGKFTVKDIYAEVRVPILEGASFAELLSANASYRNSDYTTGVKTNTYGFGVEWSPTKQVRLRASYQKAVRAANLIELYQAQGLNLYDNDSDPCAGSAPAATLAQCARTGVTAAQYGNIQDSPAGQYNFLQGGNPNLNPEKAKSNTLGVVFTPMSNLSATVDYFDIKVEDTISIINPVTSLAQCIATGNPLFCSLITRDRLGTLWLLDTARIVGTNQNIGGSRATGIDLGFNYTHKLPNLGSLNVNTVATYLLKAETEEIKGLGNYDCVGLYGNNCGVPNPEWRNKTRATWTTPWNWDLALTWRFFGSVDVDTSSSNPKLSGPVQSVEKTLGSRNYFDLAGSYAVTKQITLRAGINNLFDKDPPITTVSGPSIFGNGNTFPQVYDALGRRVFLNLNAKF